The following are from one region of the Stigmatella ashevillena genome:
- a CDS encoding S9 family peptidase, whose protein sequence is MPLSLLAALALTAAPTHPYNVQDQVTLRRVSSPRVSPDGQRIAYVLRTTDLEANRGRTDLWLVHADGSNTRQLTSHPDGDNQPVWAPDGKSLFFLSTRGGGSQVWRLPIDGGEPTQVTKLPLDVGSFVLSPDGSRLAVALEVFPDCATLECTPERMEAKKKRKASGRVYDTLLFRHWDAWNEGLRSHLFAVPVAGGPAVDLMKGMNADSPSKPYGGPDEFTFTPDGQGVVFTARDVGRQEAWSTDLDLFLAPVDGKTPPRKLTTTNRATDTQPVFSPDGKTLAYLAMERPGYEADRLRIILRAWPSGAERVLTAQWDRSPDGLAWSADGKTLFTSAYNEGQHPAFAIDVTSGQVRALTAPGHASDVQPLAGGRILYTFDTLKAPADLFSGAVDGTDARPLTRVNQEALAAIRFGDSEPFTFAGWNGEKVFGYLTKPVDFDPKKKYPVAFLIHGGPQGSYGNHFHYRWNPQTYAGRGYAVVSVDFHGSVGYGQAFTDAIRDDWGGKPLEDLQKGLAAATAKYPFLHPERVCALGASYGGYMINWIAGKWPNRFKCLVNHDGILDTRMGYFDTEELWFPEWEHGKTPWENPEGYAKHNPIEHVAQWKTPMLVVQGAQDFRVVETQAMGTFTALQRRGIPSRFLYFPDENHWVVKPGNSVLWHDTVLDWLDQWTKPGAAAKGSP, encoded by the coding sequence TTGCCCCTGTCGCTTCTGGCGGCCCTGGCCCTCACCGCCGCCCCTACCCATCCTTATAATGTCCAAGACCAGGTGACGCTGCGCCGGGTCAGCAGCCCCCGCGTCTCCCCGGATGGCCAGCGCATCGCCTACGTGCTGCGCACCACCGACCTGGAGGCCAACCGCGGCCGCACGGACCTGTGGCTCGTTCATGCGGACGGCTCCAACACCCGCCAACTCACCTCTCACCCGGACGGGGACAACCAGCCGGTATGGGCCCCGGATGGAAAGAGCCTCTTCTTCCTCTCCACGCGCGGCGGCGGCTCCCAGGTGTGGCGCCTGCCCATCGATGGGGGCGAGCCCACCCAGGTGACGAAGCTCCCGCTGGACGTGGGCAGCTTCGTCCTCTCGCCAGATGGCTCTCGGCTCGCCGTGGCCCTGGAGGTGTTCCCGGACTGCGCCACGCTGGAGTGCACACCTGAGCGCATGGAAGCGAAGAAGAAGCGCAAGGCCAGCGGCCGCGTCTACGACACGCTCCTCTTCCGCCACTGGGATGCGTGGAACGAGGGCCTCCGCTCGCACCTGTTCGCCGTGCCCGTGGCCGGCGGCCCCGCCGTGGACCTGATGAAGGGCATGAACGCGGACAGCCCCAGCAAGCCCTACGGCGGCCCGGACGAGTTCACCTTCACCCCGGACGGCCAGGGCGTCGTCTTCACCGCGCGGGACGTGGGCCGCCAGGAGGCGTGGAGCACCGACCTGGACCTGTTCCTCGCCCCGGTGGACGGCAAGACGCCGCCGCGCAAGCTCACCACCACCAACCGCGCCACGGACACCCAGCCCGTGTTCAGCCCGGATGGCAAGACCCTGGCCTACCTGGCCATGGAGCGCCCAGGCTACGAGGCGGATCGCCTGCGAATCATCCTCCGCGCCTGGCCGAGCGGTGCGGAGCGCGTGCTGACGGCGCAGTGGGACCGCTCTCCCGATGGGCTCGCCTGGAGCGCGGATGGCAAGACGCTCTTCACCTCCGCCTACAACGAGGGCCAGCACCCCGCCTTCGCCATCGACGTGACCAGCGGGCAGGTGCGCGCCCTCACCGCCCCGGGCCATGCCTCGGACGTGCAGCCCCTGGCCGGGGGTCGCATCCTTTATACGTTCGACACGCTGAAGGCCCCCGCGGACCTGTTCTCCGGGGCAGTGGATGGCACGGACGCGCGCCCGCTCACCCGCGTCAACCAGGAGGCCCTGGCCGCCATCCGCTTCGGAGACTCCGAGCCCTTCACCTTCGCCGGGTGGAACGGGGAGAAGGTGTTCGGCTACCTGACGAAGCCCGTCGATTTCGATCCGAAGAAGAAGTACCCGGTGGCCTTCCTCATCCACGGCGGGCCGCAGGGCAGCTACGGCAACCACTTCCATTACCGATGGAACCCCCAGACCTACGCGGGCCGGGGCTACGCGGTGGTGAGCGTCGACTTCCACGGCTCGGTGGGCTACGGGCAGGCCTTCACGGACGCCATCCGGGATGACTGGGGCGGCAAGCCGCTGGAGGACTTGCAGAAGGGCCTGGCCGCGGCGACGGCGAAGTACCCCTTCCTCCACCCCGAGCGGGTGTGCGCGCTGGGCGCCAGCTACGGCGGCTACATGATCAACTGGATCGCTGGCAAATGGCCGAACCGGTTCAAGTGCCTGGTCAACCATGACGGCATCCTCGATACGCGCATGGGGTACTTCGACACGGAGGAGCTGTGGTTCCCCGAGTGGGAGCACGGCAAGACGCCCTGGGAGAATCCGGAGGGCTACGCCAAGCACAACCCCATCGAGCACGTGGCCCAGTGGAAGACGCCCATGCTCGTCGTCCAGGGGGCCCAGGATTTCCGGGTGGTGGAGACCCAGGCGATGGGAACCTTCACCGCGCTCCAGCGCCGGGGCATTCCCTCCCGCTTCCTCTATTTCCCGGACGAGAACCACTGGGTGGTGAAGCCCGGCAACAGCGTGCTGTGGCACGACACGGTGCTGGACTGGCTGGACCAGTGGACGAAGCCAGGGGCCGCCGCGAAGGGCTCTCCGTAG